Part of the Oncorhynchus mykiss isolate Arlee chromosome 12, USDA_OmykA_1.1, whole genome shotgun sequence genome, AGAGCACCACGGCGCAAGCGAGTCTATGATATGGGACGAAGAAAACGGTCATTGCCTGTTCAGCAGGAAAAAAATGAGGATTTGGAGGCAAAACATGCACGAATTGAGGAATCTGATGGTAAGGTGCTATTTCATATTTCACGCAAGCCAAAATGTATGGTTTTACAAGCAACGCTTTATGgaaggtgtgtgggggggggggggtgtaatccGACACCTCCTCAGCTCATCAGTTATCTAAATCCTCTCTAGAACATTTTAAATTGGCCATGAGATATTGTAGTAATAGTCACATCACAAATGTGATATTTTGTTGCTTGTACTTGCTTGGACTGATTATGTGTATCACATAtgattgttaaaaaaaaacaattatcaCACACAcgggataggtgcagtgaaatgttttgttttacatGGTTAGCGATAGTAGTATGGCGCCCCTGGAGTAAAttcgggttaagtgccttgctcattcaaaccagcaacctttcagttactgacccaacgctctaactgctaggctacctgccaccctaacaGATTTGTACGTTTGCCATAATCTGTGGGCTAGATTTAGTTTCCACCATATTGCTCACACACCCCAGCTGCCGATTTCAAATCTACGAGGTATGGCCAATCAACAAATGTCATAGGCTAGGGTTTGATTTGGGACTGGACATGATGGTCATGCTTTTGTCCTAGGTTGGACGGGTGTCAATGAGCACAGCTTCATAGCTGTGAAACCGGATGGTGTGCACCGGAGGCTAGTGGGAGAGATCATCCAGCGCTTTGAGAAAAAGGGCTTCAGATTGGTGGGAATGAAACTAGTCCAGGTAAGAGCACACACACCATGATATACATCCATCAAACCCACACGCGAGGAGAAGGAGGAAGCACTTCATTAGACAGCTTATTAACATAGTTTACAACACTTGTACGCCATCTTTCAAAACAAACAGGCAATAATTTGCCTTTCCAGAGCAGTGTGAAGGGGGTAACTGGAGAAATcttgtaaaatatatttaaataaaatatgtgATTTATGTTTGTGAAAGGGGCTTATGATATACTGTCTGTGTTGGATCTCTCTCTGAtgtgatgtgggtgggtgtgtgtgttcggcAGGCGTCCGAGGATCTCCTGAGAGAGCACTACAGGGACCTGAGAGACAAACCCTTCTTCAATGGATTGGTGCGCAACATGAGCTCTGGACCCATCGTTGCCATGGTGAGATAGCATGCCTACTACTACGTACACAGCTGCCCTCTCCCGCTCAAGATATTTTACATATTTTATTATTGTTTACACAATTTAAACGTTACTGGTTATCCACGTTAATGTGCACATCCCTAGTTGTGCAATTGTTCATCcaggtgtgtatatgtgtgcatgtgtttag contains:
- the nme3 gene encoding nucleoside diphosphate kinase 3 isoform X3 yields the protein MGRRKRSLPVQQEKNEDLEAKHARIEESDGWTGVNEHSFIAVKPDGVHRRLVGEIIQRFEKKGFRLVGMKLVQASEDLLREHYRDLRDKPFFNGLVRNMSSGPIVAMVWQGLDVVKMSRKMLGETNPADSLPGTIRGDYCLEVGRNVIHGSDSVESAQREISLWFRQNELQCWEDSSGHWIYE